Genomic segment of Pithys albifrons albifrons isolate INPA30051 chromosome 28, PitAlb_v1, whole genome shotgun sequence:
tgcagagggcagggagggggtgcTGGAGGTGAGGGGCCTGTAAttccctcccacagccctgctggagggcagccaGAGCCCCCTCACTGCCCAGTTCCCCTTTGCTGAGCAGACAGGATGATCCTGGAGGATCCTGCATGCTGTGTTTGCTTCCCTGAAAACAGGCTATTCCTGTGCTCCTCAGAGGGGCTGTTACAGGCAGAAAGGGGTTTTAACAGCTCGACATCCTGATCTTAAATTcttatttcctcttctctttcccattttttGTCTTGCCCAAACAGCCTGGCTCTGGTTCTCCCCATGGAGCCCCGTGGTGGGCACAAAGATCTCCACAGGGATCTTTGTTCCCTGCAGGAGCCACGGAGGTCTTGGAGCTGTACAAAATGCCCATAGCCCAGTGTTGTAGAACATCTTAATATTAATAAAGCTGGCAGGAGCCCATGGGTCCTGCTCTTTGCAGTGAGCAAGCTGCTGAGGTCTGCAGAAATCCAGAAATCTCCCTGTTTCTCTTCCCCAAAGATGGCTTTTATTCCTTctccaggagcagccctgccttGCTCAGGGAGCTGCTTTAGCAGCCTCCAGTTacagctgctcctggcaccAGTTTGCAGTGCAGCCTCCCCTTAAAGGTTAATTCACAAAGCgagggctgggacagggtgAGGGAGGGTTTGATCTGGTGCTGGCTCTTGCCTGGTCCTGCCTCTGTGAAACTCTGGAGCCAGGAAACCAGCACTCCAGCTCATGGTGTGACTAATGACAATGTTCCCTTAATTAAGTGGTTCTGGTGACACCCAGCTCGTCCTGCTGGGAAGTGGGAGCGTGGTGTTCACTGAGGGAGTTCTGGATGCTGCTGAGGGAAGTTGTAGCAAAGGATTCACCCGTACAACACACAGCAAAATAATCCCAGTGACTGCCTAAAAATAGACTGGGGAGAGCCTGGCTCGCCTGGATGTGTCTTAAAGGAAGCACAGCCTGAGTGAGGCTCTGCTGGCTGGTGTTTCACACTgttctcccctgccctgctcagccctttGAGGAAAAATAGTCCCAGCTCATTCATCTCaagctcctcctgcctcctgtgATCACAGTTTTCTCTCCAATGTTCTCTCAAGTGAGTGCAGCTTGAATGTGGCATTGCAAAGGACCTACCAGGAAACTGGAACTTGTTGgttcagtggaaaaataaacaaaaataactgaaatccTTCCCCACAGGAAGGTATTAGTCACACAGGTAGTTACTTGTATTTGCTGTAAGGTGTTGGCTGACAGTCTTCCTTGTCCTAGAAAGAAGTCCATGTCCCTGGTGAGCCTGGCAGTCTGACACTGCCAAGGAAAGCACTGAGAGCCTCTCCCAGGTGACTTTTGCAGGTCACATTTACAGGtaaagctgcagagctgtgatgtTGAacatgcccagcacagccccagctgctgggagggccATTGCAGCCCTGCTCAGTGTCCTTTAAAGAGTGTGGAGCCAGGCAGTGTGGGAAGCAGGAGTTATTTTGGACACAGGCCCTTCTTGCAAAACACCCATGACGATACAGGACGGGCAGTGAGGTTTGAGGAGATTTTTTAATGCGGTTATGAGGTTTTTTGGAgtggttttgtgttttcctggAAGCCAGCTGCTCTTCTGTAAGGCTGCTTACCCTGCAATTACCCTTTGTTTTTAACTAAATAACCAtggctgcctccctccctcatcCCAGGGGAGGTGACTTGactgcagagccagaggagTTAGGAAATACCTGTGATGTGGGTGCCAGGTGAGGTAGCAGGGACAGGTGGCCACAGTGGGCTGGTTTTTGGATCAGGGAGCAGCAATGCTTTGCTCCAAAATGTGTTTGTAAGACACACATGCAGGAGTGGCTCTCAGCTGAGACTGACCAAACTTCAGACTCTGCCAAAAATTGCAAATACTGGGCAAactctcttcctctttccctgtTTTGGCCTCTCTGTGCATAAACATTTTGTCAGTGGTGAATCTTTGGGggatttttcactgaaaattgccagctcagagctggtTTTTGAGCTCAACAGGAACACGTGGTCACTGCTACACAAATGTCAAACACTGTAAAATTGCTGCAAAATTCCAagtgtggcagcaggaaggggacTGGGatggctgctcagggcagtgccaggtgtcAGAGGTGATGAGGAAGTGACATCAGACCAGAGCAAGGGTTTGTATCAGCCATGATTAGATTTAAtggtgtgtctgtgttttaATCTTGCAGCACTGGGACGTCTTCAAAAACGTGACTAATTTGTTTATCTTAGTACCTGCACTGCTGGGCCTGAAGGGGAACCTGGAGATGACTCTGGCATCCCGCCTGTCCACGGCTGTGAGTATCcagggagctgagggagggAGCGGGAAACCGGCCTGGGGAGGAGAGATCTCTGTGGCACTGACCACAGACACCAGAGCCTGGAGTTCAGCGTGCTGGGAAGGTGTTTTCATCCCGCTGGACTGATTGGATTTGAAGGTTTAATGGCCCTTAAGCTCTGCTGACAGTtcactgccctgtgctgggggccTGGAGGCTGAGCTGGCTTTGGAGTGCTTGGATCCAGGGTTTGCCATGAGGAAGTGCAGGAATGTCATCAGAGCAGGCTGGAAGCAGCcagggtgaggagggagggctggggaggagagagccTGGAGAGGAGTGTACAGCCAAGGCTAAAGCAGAGGGGACCTTGCACTGAGAGGTTGCAGAGGGATTGACAGGCTCTTGAAGTGATGGAGATCTCTTGCTCCAATTCAGTTGGATTCCTGTGGAACACTGAGCTCCTTGTGAGGGATGGGGCAGGCTCTGTGAGCTCCTCAGAGCACTGTGTTAGTCCAGCTGTAAATGAATTGCTTTGTGTTTAAACGTTCCTACAACACAGCACTTCtgtctgtggagctgctggagagagacCAACATCCTCTCCTGACAGGGACAATAACACTCCTTCCTGCAGCAAGGCATCTTCTGCTTGAGCATGACAGCGAGTGACTGCCTGATGTTCCTGTGCTCCCCATGATGGGAGCTTGGAATTTTACATCCAGAAGGTGTTAGTGCCTGCTGCCAAGCTTTTGACTCCTCTGTGCTGTGAGTTGCTGAGGAGAGAGCCCTTcagctgccagcctggccttggcTTTGACAGTGCAAAGGAGCTGATATGCCTTGGCTCGAGAGAGCTGCCTGGGAAGTGCTCACTGAGATGTAGGGATGCAGAGCTGTCTGCCTGGGTGGCAGCAGCCCCCTCCTCCTTGGCATGTTCCCTtcctctcagccttccctcctGCTTGCTGTGGGAGAAAGCACAGCAGAGTTGAACAGATCTCTGCTCTCCCAGGTCCTCTCTTCTTCTCTCTTGAGCAATGGGGAGATTCCAGCTGTGACTTTTTGCTCCTCAGTGCTCTGTGGTGATTCCTGCTGACCATGGGGGTCACCTCCTCCTTGGATCCAGCCCTTGCCCTTTGTTCCCTGAAGGAGCAGggccctgagctgccctgggaatggctgtgccagcactgcctggcaaaagctgggctgtggctgcttcCCTTCAGTGCTGGGCTCCTCTCCCCAGGCATTGTGGAGAGGACAAAGCTGCTAGGAGGCTCCACACTGCCCctggcccagctgtgctccagtGCCAGGGCTTGCAGGGACAGAGGCTGAGCTTTGTTTGCCCCTTCATTCTGGGAAACAAATCCCTTTGTTTTAGTCCCTCTCTATTGTTTGGATCATGACAGGATCCTTGCTGCCCCAGACACAGACTCTTCTCCCTCTTGGCCTTGGCCAGCTTGCACTTCTGAGCATGGGCTGGTCAGGGGAGTGCTTGGCTGTCCTGGGACAAGGGTGGAATGTGGCACTTGTGCATCCTCCTTCatcctggggctggcacagagcagtgctggggctggcctggCAGAGAACTGAGACTGCAGAAAGTCAGGAATGCAAAACTTTGCCCCATCTGccctggtggctgcaggagagTCACGAGGACACCAGCACAGAGACCACCCACCTGCCTGGTCTTCTGGTGCCTCGTGGCATCAGCCTTGTGGCCCAACAACCAAGCTTTGGCCTCTGCTTCCCtttgccctgcctgccctccacATGGatcccagagctctgcactcTGCCTCcttaaaatcatggaatcacaggctGTAAAAGGCCTCCAagctcatcaagtccacccTCCTGGTGTCTGTGCAAGGTGGGATAGGACAATCCTTTggcctttcctttttcccccttccctcttcatCCCTCACTGTGGGGTCCCACATGCAGGTGTGTGGAGGGaccttccctctgcctggaGCTTCCCACTGTGGATCCCGTGCTCTCTCCACAGGAAAGCAGCCCAGGGTGGTTTCTCAGGCTGTGGGTTTCTAATTAGTGCTGCATTAAGGCACCTCAGAAATTCCTTTCACAATTAAGAAGCAAAACTCTCCCATTAGTTAAAGGATTTAAATCCTGTTGGCAGTGTCTACAGCTGGGTTAGGTTAATCCCAACCTAATTGCCCTGTGGCTGGAATTTTAAGGTCAGGCTTCATATGAAGCTCAAATTCCTGTGCTGGATGTGCCACTCCAGTGaactttttgttggttttcccccattccttcctcctctccactGAACTGCCCAGAATAGTTCACTCCAGAGGTGGAGGCATCTCAGTGCTGGTTGAATTGAGCTGCCAGCTCTCAGGCACATGCAgcaaggagagcagagggattAGTTGATCACTGactctgttttcttgtttttctttgctggaGACCAGCAAGGAAACCTGAGAGGAGGAAATTGCTGCTGCATTGTTGTGCTGAAGTTTGAGTTTGGTGCTCTCAGCCAACAGCTCCAGTGTGCATTTACCACTTCTGTTTGAGCCTCTCTCTTGCTTCCTCTTCATCCTCTAATAATACAAGTTGGATATAAGCTTATACACTCTGCTTATCCATCCCTCTGTGGTGCTGTGAAGCCCCAGAAGGTGGTAGGGAAAGCAGAGCTTGTGCTCTACATGTCCAACCAACTGCAGCGACTCCGCTGGGCTATTTTGGATCCCACTGCAGGGAATTAAAGCAACTTCCCGTCTCTCCTGGTTATCCTGATTGgcatctcctgcagctgcagcggTGCCAGGTGacccctgtgccctgtgctagTCCATCCCCACGTGGCACTGGCCTTGTTTACTCAGCTTTTAACCGAAACAGGAGGTTTTGATGccagctccccctgcccacaTGCTGCTCTGGCCTCGCTGCTGTCAGAGCAGGGGCACACAGCTGACCTGGGACCCTgtttccctcctgcctggctgaCCTGAGGGGCAGCGTGACCCAGCTGGGCCTGAGCCAGGCTTGGCTGGATCTGCAGGAGGTGAATTTGGTGAGTAAATGGGCAACAATGTGTGactgcacagggacagagatCTGGGTGCTTTTGCAACATTTCCATCAGACACTTGATTGATGTTGGTTCCCCTTCACACTCCCTCAAACCCCTCTGCAGCAGGTCTGGCTCAAGGAGAGTCAGCCCAttcctgcagctggaaaggagaaggTGCTGAAGTTGGAACTGGGAACTGCTTTCTGGGACTATAAAACCAGAGTGTCCTTTAGAAGAGGTGCTGTAGTTACCCAGGGTGTACAGCCCAAGGGACACTCACAGCCTGTGCCCCAGCTGTCCACCCACacctgcacacaaacacacaccttTGCTGTGAATTATTCTCCTATAAGACCTGAGGAGTTGAGGGCATCATCCTCTCCTGTTCCTGGCACAAGGAACAGCTggatggcagcagagctggaaggcaGGAGTTTGACTGTGAGCATGTGCAAAGTGCTGTCAGTCTTTAATGATGTTTCATGTCCTCTTACAGGCAAATATTGGCCAAATGGACACACCCAAAGAGTTCTGGAAGATGATAACAGGAAATATGGCTCTGCTGCTGgtaagaaaaagggaaagaaaaaggaagtggaATATTGGTAACTGGTGCAAGCCCAACTCTGGCAAATGTAGAAGGTTTAAATGCCTGGGTTTGCTATTGACAATATTCTGTGTCTAATGGGGAGGCAAGTGGCACCTTTTTGTCCCATAGTCATGTCTGCCCTACAGGTTAGACTTGGTGTTTCCCTGCTGGATTCCAGTCCACCTGACATGGAAACCTGGGTGGTGCTTTcctcttagaatcatagaatagaatcatggaatggtctgggttggaagggaccttaaagctcttCTCCTTCcatcctgtgccatgggcagggacacctcccaccagcccaggttgctccaagccctgttcaacctggccttgggcactcccagggatggggcagccacagcttctctgggcaaccacttccctcagcctgggaccattttctctcttggtgaCCCTCCAGTTTCCAATTTCAGGTTCAGGCTACCGTGGTTGGCTTCCTGGCCTCGATTGCAGCGGTGGTGTTTGGATGGATCCCAGATGGGCACTTCAGCCTCTACCACGCTGTCCTGCTTTGTGCCAGCAGTGTGGCCACTGCCTTCGTTGCTTCCCTTGTTCTGGGTGAGAGACACTTGCTGAGCACCCTCCCTGCACCCCTGCCTAAAATGCTCAGCTCCCTGTGACCTCatcctgcttttctcctcttttcgGCTGTAGGAATGATTATGATTGGGGTCATCATTGGATCCAGGAAGATGGGGATCAATCCTGATAACGTGGCCACCCCAAttgctgccagcctgggggaTCTTGTcaccctggctctgctttcAGGAATCAGCTGTGGCTTGTACAAGGACCTGGGTGAGGAGCAACAAAGGGCCTTTGTCTCTCCCTGTTCcttccatgtgctgctgcctctcccactCATCTCGCCCTCTTCCTTTGCCCTTTCTGTTCTTGGGATATGTAGGATTCCTGGtctgcagctccctcagttAGTGAGACCTAGTCAGACTGATAAGGGGAGGAAATGGACCTCCTTAGTGCCTTGTAGCTGCAGACAGCCTTGGCAGGGACCTGCACGCTTCCCTCTCACCAGGTGAAGTGGTAAAGGAGAGGTTGTCCCCATTCCAGGTGCCAGGGGCTTGTTTGTGGCTGAAGCACTGGGAGAAGGAAGGTTTGGGTTTcacctgctgtgctgtcagcaCGGCTGGGGATCCTCAGTGCAAGGCTGCAGCTGTAGACTctccacttcctcctcctgcccctccgccttcctgccctggggccGGAATACAGGGGATGTGACTCAACCAGGTTCATCCAGAGGTGAAGCAACACTGAGAGATCttgcccaggagcaggaggtgggaatgAGCAGCTGAAATGGGAGAGACCTCACTAGGATCTTTTGATAAGCAGAACCGTGTGTTGTACTCACAGTCCTGTGAGCTGGGATGTTGTACTGACACCCCTGTGTAGGCCCCCCTCTGTAAGTACACCAGGAGAAAGAAGGGCCACATCCTGCAGAGTTGAAGCTGCACTGGCCCactttccctgcccttcctggcATTCCCAACTCCCAGTCTGTAGACAGGCTCCCTGAGCTCGGCTGAAGCAGCACCTGCCTCACTGCAGTGGGATGTGTCCTTGATATCTCTGCTTATTTCTCCCCCAGAGAGCAAATTCTACGTGAATGCCCTGGTGTGTGCCTTGTTCTTGGCCCTGCTGCCCATCTGGATCTTCATTGCCAGGAAGGATTCTGCGACCTGGGAGGTGCTTTGTTCCAGCTGGGAGCCCGTTGTCATCGCCATGGCCATCAGCAGGTGGGAGGGTTCCTGTCCCCAGACACGCAGACTCACCTCAGGGGACTCTTCCAGCACTGACCTCTTCAATCTTCCCCCTGCAGCGTTGGGGGGTTGATCTTGGACAGGACGGTCTCGGATCCAAACTTTGCTGGGATGGCTGTTTTCACACCAGTGATCAATGGTGAGTCCTTTCCACCCTGGTTGGTGTTGCAGCTCTTGGGGGCTCTTGGCAAACAGTAAATTGTCCCACATACCTCATTTCAAGCAGGTTAAGGACACTGATTCCCTTTTGGATGCCAGTGAGACCCTGTGGTTTGACTCAAGTTTACAGCACCATGgctccccagtgccagcctttCATTGAAGGGGGTCTGGCCTAGGAGGGTATTCCCTAAAAGACACTTTTCCAGGGACTTCTTTATTTCCTGATTCCTTCCCCATCTTCCAAAATATTTGCCTTGTGGCACCTGGCAGCATAAAGATTTGTATTTGGACCTCAAAGTCAGGAAATCCAATTGCTTCTGGTATAAAGCTCTGATCTCCTTTCTGCCTAATTAACCAGAGAAACtccttttttattactttttgcAAGAAATGGAGTTAATTCTGAGCCAGTGCCTCTTGTGCTGGTGAGTTTCACAGTTTCATTATGCCTCATGtgaaaaataatagttttaaaCTTCCTGTGTCTGTTTTGGTGTCTGACTCATCATTTTTGTTTCACgtgtttcttccaacccaagctgCACTAGTAGAAGTGCATCTATTTTACTGAGGGGTCTGAAGGGAAGCCACAGAACAGTGTGCTTTGTCTGAGCTCCTCACATCCTGCAGCAGTGGAATTTGGGTCAAAAACAGACTGCCCTACATTATCCCAGCACCTGGCAATTCTAGATCTGCTGCTTGTTGAAAACAGCTCTTCAAAGTGTTTGAGCCAtcaccttctctctctcctgacCTGCAGGTGTGGGTGGCAACCTGGTGGCAGTGCAGGCCAGCCGAATCTCCACCTACCTGCACATGAGTGGGATGCCTGGAGAGAGCTCCAAAGCGGCCCCCTGGAAGTGCCCCAGCCCTTGCAGCACTTTCTGCAGCTCAGGTACCTCAGGCAGCTGTTGAAGTGCGTTGACTTGTGGCAGCTGCAGTTGCTGGCTGGGCtctctgtggctgtggctggagCCCTGTCACATGGAATGGTGGCTTAAGCCTGTTGGGAGGCAGTCgtggggcagagcacagcccaaATTCCAGCACATTCCAGCAAAAAGTGGGCAGAGGTTGTTACTCTCCAAACCTCATAGATGAGCTTCGTAGCCTGCAGCCTGGGGCATAGAATCCcaaatggtttgggctgggagggaccttaaagctcatctttctagaccaggttgctccaagccctgtccagcctggccttggacactttcagaGGGGACACTTGCAGGGTCCTGGCCTTCTGTGCCAAGGTTGGCCCTGAAGAgcaaggagaggggagaggtCTCCAGTGTGGTCATGATCTGTTAGAAAACTGATCACTAAGCAAGGTACAGGCAGAAATCCAAGGAAATTCACTGTTCATGGTAAATTCTTGAGACCTCTGTTCTGAGTAGCATCACAGGTGGGCCATGATCCTTttggcagctcagctctgagccAGCTTTTACTCTGGGGACAGAATTAAGCTCTCCTTGGTGCAGAGTCCTTGGGGATTGTGGTGGTTGGGTCAGTGTCCAGGGTGCTGGGAGTAGGGTCCAGTGTGGTGGCCCCTGCTTCTGATGTGGCCCTGGTTGTGCTGCCTTGTCCCCCAGAGCCTGGGTGAGCTGCAGGGTTGTGTGTTCAGGTCTGTCTCAGGCCTGATGTCCATCTTTGCCCCCTCACAGATGTGAACTCCCGCTCTGCCCGTGTGCTCTTTTTCCTGGTGGTGCCTGGACACTTGGTTTTCCTCTACACCATCAGCTCCATGCAGGGTGGACACACCACACTCACCCTGATCTTCATCGTCTTCTACATGACAGCTGCACTGCTCCAGGTGAGTGGAGCCCCTCAGGGGCTGAGCCCTCAGTCTGGGTGAGGGGACACTGCCATGTCACTGCAGAGGGAACCTGCTCAGTCACTTGagtgggacatccacagctgagggagggcagggtgCTGTCACCCAGCAGGCTCAGTTTAGGCTGGGATTTCCTTCTGGTGGGTCTGGGCACTCCgaggggctctgcagagggagcagctTGGGAGCCCTGGAGCCagaggtggcactggagggACCACCATGTGCTGGCTCTTGGGGTCCTGAGCTCTGCCTGTCTTAAGCAAGActctcccagccccagagaCACCAGAGCAACAGTTCTGTGGCACTTCAGATCCTTGTCCCACACCAAAGGCTTGAGAGGATCCCCTGGAGATTCCTTGTCTTTAGGTACCAACACGAGCCTTTTGCTGCACTGAAGCAGATGGGGAGAACATCCCACTGTGGCAGTTCCAGTTGCTGGGCTGAAAAGTTACTCTTTTAAgtactaatttaaaaaaaaaccaacaaaagttactcttttatttctggaagccaggtgttgctgtccctgcctgagcAGCCTGTGTGCTTTGAGTCCCATCTCTGCCCTGTGTCTCCTCAAACTTGTTCTGACTAGATCTGAAAACTGAGATGCAGAATTCAGACCCTCTGGTGGCAGGGTGGCAATGATCTCTCCCTTTGAGCCTAAATTGGGTGGTGACAAGATAAAGAAGGGCAGGCAGAGGCTGTTCAGTGCACAGAGGGTTTGGATGCTCAGGGACCCACTGAAACTCGACAGCTCCTTTGGACTGTACTTGTTGCTTTGGGGATGCAGCAGCATGAAATGTCTGGACTGCAGCACTCGGGCAGGTGGCTCTGACCCCTCACCAGCTCCATTCTTTGGGACCTCTGTGCttctctgagcctgccctgcccagctggagctgccccagctgacaCTCCCTCCATGAACACTGGGACTGCAGGGTCAGGATCCATGGCTGACGTGgctctttccttcctgcctcccAGGTCCTTATCCTGCTCTACATTGCTGACTGGATGGTGCACTGGATGTGGGGCAGGGACCTCGACCCCGACAACTTCTCCATCCCGTACTTGACGGCGCTGGGGGACCTCATTGGCACAGGGCTCCTGGCCCTCAGCTTCCGCATCCTCTGGCTCATCGGGGACCGGGACTCCGATGTGGGGGATTAGCTCtgcctctccccttcccacagccctcctcctcctcatttcttgttgcttcttttcctccacCTCTACTCTTCTTTGCTTCCTCGCTGTCTCTCTTGAGACTTCATCTTTAATACCAGATTCTCATTATTTTCAATGGGAATTTTACGTGGTTTATATTTCAAGCCGACTTTGTACAGAAAATCTTATCTAGTTTtaggaaggagaaaataagaAGTG
This window contains:
- the SLC41A1 gene encoding solute carrier family 41 member 1 isoform X1, with amino-acid sequence MSSKPEQKETHQANGAVPVDHLSSPDRGQLVEPSAFLGPDGSEVQAVVLESRANAKGVREDDALLENGSQSNESDDTSTNQSPEPASPLKETSFSIGLQVLFPFLLAGFGTVAAGMVLDIVQHWDVFKNVTNLFILVPALLGLKGNLEMTLASRLSTAANIGQMDTPKEFWKMITGNMALLLVQATVVGFLASIAAVVFGWIPDGHFSLYHAVLLCASSVATAFVASLVLGMIMIGVIIGSRKMGINPDNVATPIAASLGDLVTLALLSGISCGLYKDLESKFYVNALVCALFLALLPIWIFIARKDSATWEVLCSSWEPVVIAMAISSVGGLILDRTVSDPNFAGMAVFTPVINGVGGNLVAVQASRISTYLHMSGMPGESSKAAPWKCPSPCSTFCSSDVNSRSARVLFFLVVPGHLVFLYTISSMQGGHTTLTLIFIVFYMTAALLQVLILLYIADWMVHWMWGRDLDPDNFSIPYLTALGDLIGTGLLALSFRILWLIGDRDSDVGD
- the SLC41A1 gene encoding solute carrier family 41 member 1 isoform X2 — protein: MTLASRLSTAANIGQMDTPKEFWKMITGNMALLLVQATVVGFLASIAAVVFGWIPDGHFSLYHAVLLCASSVATAFVASLVLGMIMIGVIIGSRKMGINPDNVATPIAASLGDLVTLALLSGISCGLYKDLESKFYVNALVCALFLALLPIWIFIARKDSATWEVLCSSWEPVVIAMAISSVGGLILDRTVSDPNFAGMAVFTPVINGVGGNLVAVQASRISTYLHMSGMPGESSKAAPWKCPSPCSTFCSSDVNSRSARVLFFLVVPGHLVFLYTISSMQGGHTTLTLIFIVFYMTAALLQVLILLYIADWMVHWMWGRDLDPDNFSIPYLTALGDLIGTGLLALSFRILWLIGDRDSDVGD